A single genomic interval of Cryptomeria japonica unplaced genomic scaffold, Sugi_1.0 HiC_scaffold_563, whole genome shotgun sequence harbors:
- the LOC131036978 gene encoding G-type lectin S-receptor-like serine/threonine-protein kinase SD2-5, which translates to MLLDMQMVWCANRDQVLQENAALKLTSTGELVLRNSDGTLAWSKNTSTQAFQRMAIHESGNLVLYNTSGGIIWQSFDYTTDIILPWQKFKVGQNITANISPKDTRKGCFYGILLHDGFVMYTASAPSKIYYRYPETPQVDLELTHSQIDNQSLNMYSRGRRIPPIHFTIPKGCLYFKLGSDGRLKFYMVQKNPGRSVLNYSPWFMKSVFQCDSPGACGDYGVCKNGQCSCPGDGKAFKPTDATEPNSGCAPRVPLVCSQTSRRQGHHFLELEHVAYFTYLYENASTPGLVSRDECKTLCLENCSCKAAFFRYGTNFSSGYCYLESNIYSMKTMSPEDKFYNSTAYIKIQSRSERFKSLVVVIICVSVGGALALFILFWARIKGYPNRRQQKVKDEDTGEDDHVDWSAGLPLRFSFQELQDATNGFSTKLGSGGFGSVYQGVLSDSSKIAVKRLHRAGHGENGFRAEVETLGKIDHLNLVRLKGFCVEKFHRMLVYEYLPNGSLDKWIFFNKSHSYLLDWKSRSRVVLDIARGLAYLHEECQDRIIHFDIKPQNILLDQNFNAKVSDFGLAKLINREQSEVITMIRRTPGYMAPELLNMHIIEKADIFSFGVMMIEIISGKRSRELSENGLFSLLQVKAEEGRLLDLVYPRLENEETGIKEEAVKLIKVGMWCVQDNFTRRPAMSIVVKALEGLIDTFNDVPCALPGSTVGSYKQSLFSAELSVLSGPR; encoded by the coding sequence ATGCTGCTTGATATGCAAATGGTGTGGTGTGCAAACAGAGACCAGGTGCTGCAAGAAAACGCAGCCCTAAAACTCACCTCCACAGGAGAACTTGTATTAAGGAACTCAGATGGCACTCTCGCCTGGTCTAAAAATACATCCACCCAAGCTTTTCAAAGGATGGCGATACACGAATCTGGGAACCTTGTTCTCTATAACACCTCCGGTGGAATCATCTGGCAATCTTTTGATTATACAACTGATATCATTCTGCCATGGCAGAAGTTCAAGGTGGGACAGAATATTACTGCAAACATTTCTCCAAAGGATACAAGGAAAGGTTGTTTCTATGGTATCTTGCTTCACGATGGATTTGTTATGTATACAGCCTCAGCACCGTCTAAAATTTATTACAGATATCCCGAGACACCACAGGTAGATTTGGAGTTAACTCATTCACAGATCGACAATCAGTCCCTCAATATGTATTCTCGAGGACGACGAATACCGCCAATTCATTTTACAATACCCAAAGGCTGTCTTTACTTTAAATTGGGTTCAGATGGACGCTTAAAATTCTACATGGTCCAAAAAAATCCAGGAAGATCTGTCCTTAACTATTCGCCATGGTTCATGAAATCAGTGTTTCAGTGTGATTCTCCAGGAGCTTGCGGAGACTATGGTGTTTGCAAAAACGGTCAGTGCAGCTGTCCAGGAGATGGCAAGGCTTTTAAACCGACTGATGCCACAGAACCCAATTCCGGATGTGCTCCGCGCGTTCCTCTGGTGTGCTCACAGACTAGTAGGCGCCAAGGTCATCACTTTTTGGAACTGGAGCACGTTGCCTATTTTACTTATCTTTATGAAAATGCTTCGACACCAGGATTGGTATCAAGAGATGAATGTAAAACACTTTGCCTCGAAAACTGCTCTTGCAAAGCTGCTTTTTTCAGGTACGGGACCAATTTTTCTAGTGGTTATTGTTATCTAGAGTCCAATATCTATTCTATGAAAACTATGAGTCCAGAAGATAAGTTTTACAATTCCACTGCTTATATTAAAATCCAGTCAAGGTCCGAGCGCTTTAAGTCCCTAGTTGTCGTCATCATTTGTGTTTCTGTGGGTGGAGCGCTAGCTCTGTTTATCTTATTCTGGGCAAGgataaaagggtatccaaatagaAGACAGCAGAAAGTAAAGGATGAGGATACAGGTGAGGATGATCATGTTGATTGGTCAGCAGGCTTACCGTTGCGGTTCTCATTCCAAGAACTGCAAGACGCTACGAACGGCTTTAGCACTAAGTTGGGTAGCGGAGGATTCGGTTCAGTTTATCAGGGTGTCCTGTCAGACAGCTCAAAGATAGCAGTGAAGCGCCTTCACAGAGCAGGACATGGAGAAAATGGGTTCAGGGCAGAAGTGGAAACGCTAGGGAAAATTGATCATCTCAATTTGGTAAGACTGAAGGGTTTTTGTGTAGAAAAATTCCATAGGATGCTTGTATACGAGTATTTACCAAATGGATCTCTTGATAAATGGATATTTTTTAACAAGAGTCATTCATATTTGCTGGACTGGAAGAGCAGATCCAGAGTAGTTCTTGATATTGCGAGAGGATTAGCATATTTGCATGAAGAATGTCAAGATCGTATAATTCATTTCGATATCAAGCCTCAGAACATTCTCCTTGACCAAAATTTCAATGCCAAAGTGTCAGATTTTGGCTTGGCAAAGTTGATTAACAGAGAGCAAAGTGAAGTAATAACCATGATAAGACGGACACCAGGGTATATGGCACCTGAGTTGTTGAACATGCATATAATAGAGAAGGCAGATATATTTAGCTTTGGCGTTATGATGATAGAAATTATCAGCGGAAAACGAAGCAGAGAGCTTTCAGAAAACGGCTTGTTTTCACTGTTACAAGTTAAGGCAGAGGAAGGGAGGTTATTGGATTTGGTCTATCCGAGGCTTGAAAATGAGGAAACGGGCATAAAAGAGGAGGCAGTAAAATTGATAAAAGTGGGAATGTGGTGTGTACAGGACAATTTTACAAGGCGACCAGCGATGTCCATTGTGGTGAAGGCGTTGGAAGGTTTAATAGACACCTTCAATGATGTTCCATGCGCGTTACCAGGGTCAACAGTTGGTTCTTATAAGCAGTCTCTCTTCTCGGCTGAGCTGTCCGTGTTATCTGGACCTAGGTAA